The genomic window AACGATCTCCGGTACGCGAGCGGGCTCGTGCCGACGACGGCGCCGAAGTGCTCGCGCAGCACGGCGGCCGACGCGAAGCCGGCCTCGCCGGCCAGGCGTTCCATCGAGAGCTGGGTGGTCTCGAGCAGGCGCTGTGCGCGGCGCACGCGCGCGCGCGCGACCCACGCGGCCGGCGTGGCGCCGACCTGCTCGCGAAAGCGGCGCGAGAGCGTGCGCGTGCTCATGCCGGCGCGGCGCGCCATGACCGGGAGCGACAGGTCCTGGCCGAGATTCTGCTCGAGCCAGGCGAGCAGCGGCGCGACCGAGCCGCCGTCGTCGGCGGGTGACTCGTGGGCGATGAACTGTGACTGGCCGCCGGCGCGCTCGAGCGGCATGACCGCGGCGCGCGCGGCCTCGGCGGCGACCGCAGCGCCGAAGTCGCGGCGGATCAGGTGGATGCACAGGTCGAGGCCGGCGGCCGCGCCGGCGGAGGTCAGGATCCGGCCGTTGTCCACGTAGAGCACGCTCGGGTCGACCTCGATCTTCGGGTGGCGGCGCGCGAGCTCGGCCGCGGTCGCCCAGTGAGTCGTGGCGCGCAGGC from Myxococcota bacterium includes these protein-coding regions:
- a CDS encoding helix-turn-helix domain-containing protein, translated to MAVLAFDGVVLGDLGPPLEIFARVRDRGGRACYDVRVCSAAPSVRTEHVTLHVPWRLSILQRAHTVIVPGVEDVASEIPKSVTRALGRALARGARVASICSGAFVLAATGALDGLRATTHWATAAELARRHPKIEVDPSVLYVDNGRILTSAGAAAGLDLCIHLIRRDFGAAVAAEAARAAVMPLERAGGQSQFIAHESPADDGGSVAPLLAWLEQNLGQDLSLPVMARRAGMSTRTLSRRFREQVGATPAAWVARARVRRAQRLLETTQLSMERLAGEAGFASAAVLREHFGAVVGTSPLAYRRSFGIA